GATAAGTGGTTTCTTTCATATCTCACAAACAATCTGAAAGATACAAAATTTACAACCTGGGTTACTATCAGCGTGAACAGGCCAGACCCAAACCAAATCAGATTTTTCCAGCTAGACTCAAAGATTTCTAACTGCTTGGAAAGGAAATCTAAAAGTCACAGACTGCGCACATCATATGGGTACCATCTTCATATAGGATGGAAACTCTCATCTGCTCCTAAGTGTAGGTCAcccttgatttaaaaaataaaagaaaaggaaactttcCGCTTCTCTCTTCCCCTTCAATTGTCCTGACTACCCCTACTTCAGACTTTGAGATTGGGTAAACTCGAGATGCAATTTCAATCACTTAAATGTAATCAGACAGGTTACAACCCTTCTTGTACATTGGTAAAAGACCATAAATGCCTAGTCATTTGGAAATCACAAATTCCCACAAGATCACAGACCTATTTACTGAGAGAAGACTATAAATGCCATGTGCAAAGCAGGTGGTCTATCGCCTCTTCTTAACCTACCTTAAACTTCCACAATACCACCAACTCCACGTTTAATTTTTTGTCACGACACTTAAATTTCTGGAAACTAATGCAACAGGGAAAACAACAGCGGATGTGCTTAAAACTACTTTACCACTAAACTTAGTGTGGCATGATTGATGTGAGTGAGGGTAGATTCAACCTTCAGAACACCACCCTTTCCATGCTACCTCCACTCCCTTGGCACAGAAAAACCAAGTTCCTAACCTCAGCATAGCAAAACTTACCCAGATAGAATAGAAAGGGCTGACTTGGTCAGACAATGGAAGGCTATTTAAGAAGCTCTGCATCCACAATTGAGGACCTATTCTGCTAGCATTCTCACTCAAAGATTGCCATAGCTCTTCTATGAAACAACAAGGAACTCCCTTGCAACTCACAATACATTTCAAGCACCATGCTATATCACTTGATCAATTAATCTTGTATTATAATTCCAGGTACGTGTGCTGCCTACTTTTACTCTTCAACTGATTACACACCTGTCTTAGAATGCAGAACAATTGAGCTTTAAAAGGAGAGGAGTTATCTTATCATTATTGAGCTTCTGTACTTGCATGTATAGTAAAATAAGCCTATCCCCATTTCCCAGAAAAGAATTCAAATTCTCAAGTGACATACACTCTCAATTGGAGAAAGCCTCAATTTTTTCTCCAATAAGTCATCAACAAATCCGATTATGGGTAGGAGGAAGTGGAATTACAATTAAGGGTCAACATGGAATATCAAAATTCTAACAGAGAGCATCCTtatgcataaaaagaaaaaaagaccatCGTAGTGACAGGATAATCATCCTTGAACAACCCCACACAATCAAATCTCCGAGGCAGGAATCTCCTTCCCAACCACGCCATTAGCTAATATATGTTTCCCAAGATTCAGAGTTGTTTTTAGAAGGTTAATGTCAGCACATTACTTACTTCCCATCCTATATGCAATTAAAGATTTCCAATTTAAAGGAacatataattcaaatttaaagcAACTTTCTTAGCTAAAGTCTTGATGCTTATACAGTCATGGCACTTCGTACAATCCTAAATTCTCTTAttcaatacaagaaaaaaagaggtcCATAAAACCCCTAAAATTCCTTGATGTAAACTATAACCAATgccattaacataaaaaaaaaaaaagtaatctaaGAAACTCGTTACTTAATCAGCACATTGCAACACACTCAAGTTTCAAGAGTACGCACATGCTCaacaacatatgcaaaacaaacacataaCAAATCCCGCGTTacgcaaaacaagaaaaacataaacTCACCAGGAACAATCTTGGGAGGATCTTCCTTAGCATCAGGAGCACAAACATACCTCTGTCCTTTATACCAAACCAAATGAGCAGGTTTAGGAGTATACAACTGCCCCTCCGGCAAGTTAATATAAATCCCAACAACATCCCCTTCCTTATAACCTTCCTCGCCATACTTCTCCCTCAATGCCTTGTGCACTTTACTCCCATCAATATCTCTGTACCCAAAACTATTCCCATCATACCCAACCGGCGCCTGCAAATCCCCTTTCTCCGTAGACCACCCAAGTCGTGTGTGGCCGGTTTCTCCTAAACTAACcactttaatttcaaaataccAAGCTCCTTCACATACTCCTCTTGTAGCTCTCACCATTCTATACCCTTTAGTACTCCCTGCACTCATCCTATCTTCGCTCAATTCGGCTTTCTCTGCTTTATATACTTTAGACAGGCAGATTTTTAAGGCCGGGGTGTCGTCGGTTTTGTCAGGGAATCTTGGGACTGGAGAGATCAAAACAGTGTCTTCTGATGGTGTGTTttgtgggttttgttttgtttttttcttgccttTGCGTGTGGATCTTGTGACCCAGACATTAttgttgttctttttcttcgacttcttttttgttgttgttgttggggTGATTTTGGTCGGTTTCTTGAATTCGTTGGCTCCATTGTTGTTGTCGTTGTTGAAGGTTTCTGCTATTGTCGTAGGTTCTGGTGGTTCTTGGTTTTGTGTTAAAGAGGagagttgtttttgttttttaggagGCGGGTCTTCTTCACCTCCATCGTCTTCAATGTCTTCAATTTTGGGAGATTTGGTCGTGGGTTTGTCGTTGTCGTTTGAGGTTGTCGGGTGGTCTGATTCGGAGAGGTATTCGGAGGCTGGTGCAAAGGGGTCCTCTCGTTCAGGTTGTTGGTTGGAAGTTGTGTTGTCAATTGGAGTTGTTTCAGCGTCGTTTTGAGGTGGGTCTGTGCCGTTTTGGCGTTCCTCGAGATCAATGGGACTGATGGTGGCAGGAGGAGAAGGGTTGTGGTGGGTGGCGCTGTTGTTGGTTTGTTGTtgttcttcgtcttcttcttcttcttcgtcttcgtcTTCGTAGGTGGCTTGAAGGGAATCCATGAGGTCAGGGAGGTTTGGACTGTGGATTAGCTAAGGAGCGAGCAGGGTTTTTGAGCGCTTGCGGACGGAGGGAGAAATtaaagacaagaatttcaaaaaagaaGTCAGAAATGCGGGGGACATATAACCCTTGATTTTCCCCTTGAAACTCATTTCTTTTCGGGGTTAATATCGCCTTTTTGCCTTCTACTTTTgcttttattatgaattttgcatttctatataaaaataaatgtatagaTTTTATATTGCAAGAGCCATATTCGTTAAGCgtgtaaaaaaataagaataacttactcatattattcttattttatcgataattttttttaaatctgatgctaatattataatttcctaaatcaatattaaatattctatttttttaattttatgataaattttcattttttttaattaaatctttttatttaatacacGCAACTAATTTCTTAGATATCAAATCTAAATACATATACTTTTAACACGTATGGTATAGTTTAGCAAAAATTGACAAGAAAAtaagatttatatataaacaaatatgagttaaattaatgaaaaaaatataggaataaaaaatatattattaactcATTTTTATTGGTGAATCACATAGTTGATTGATACATAGATAGGTGTCtaggtgattttttttcctcctattATTGGTatagtttgataattttttggcTTCGATTTGATGCAaccaactaattaaaatatgtaagattttaagttaattgttaatataaaatgaaataatgttgcaattattataataaaatattattttttagtttttgtataatattatttcaaaaagtgtaaaaaaaacaataaaataataaaaataataataaaaaaatgatataaataagtcaagtgtaaaatgataaatattcaaagttttaaaaaaataaaaaataatatgtttttcaaaaaaaatataaagaaaaagaaaggaaaaactaaaaaaatattacaaaaatataaagataagaaaaaaaatggtgataaatatatcaattgtaaaataacaaaaaatagcaagtgtaaagaaaaaaaaaattgatttaacttGTCAGTGATAAATAGgtcaatagttaaaaaaaattttaatatattttttttattatttttaattttttgatattaaaattaaaaagatataaaaaaaatattgttttaacatatttttatttttttaaggtaaaaagcATTTGACACCATAATTCAATTAGGTCTCGTTTAACATTTTGGTCTAAccgttttttttaaaatttttggattttttaaactttaaattaaaatttttgaatgtttttggataattttaagattttaagaccaaaaataaaattttaaaaataaaaaatattttattttaataaatttttcaagtgaaaaatatttttaaaaaataatttttattatatttagagcccgtttgttttttccatttcaagaacatttttttaaaaacttgattttttatttttattttttatctgttttaaattaattttttttagtatttttaaattattttgatgttctgatatcgaaaataaattttaaaatattaaaaaaaacataatattttatatattttaaaataaaaaatattttaaaaaataacatcaattacaatattaaataagattttacaGATAGGCCCTGAGTCTGATATCCTACTCCCTACTTGTAGAAAAGAGAGCATTGCTTAGAATTTCAGGAATTTAGTTGAGATGCCGGTGAAGCTAGTCTGaatattcatgaaaaaattttttaaaaaagaagaagaagaagaagaagaagagaagagaaaaccgCTAAAACAAACCTCACCCCAAATTTGCaccgaagaaaagaaaaagaaagaaagaagtaagCCCTTCTGAGACATAGAGATGGTCTTCTTAGTTGACACGCGTTGCACcaaatatctctctctctctctctctatattagTAGTTAATGAATGGGTGTGTTTGTGGAGTCATAATCAGATAGAGAATATCTCTCTTCTCTCATCTCTCTCGTAGCCATAGACATGAGGACATGAGTTGCAGCAGCTACTCGCGCTTCGTCTCTGTCTGCCTCTCTGATAAATGACAATTCTGTTCCTGTGATGCCCTGCGCTGACTTGTCGTACCGGCTTCTTTCTTcttagaagagaagagaagaggagaAGATCCCTTTCTTTCCGTCACTGTCTGTctctcttcttcatctccacTAATTATTATGACTACTAGCAAGCTCAATTCCACTGTAATTAATTCTGCTTCTCTCTTTCCTTCTCTACCTCCACTgtattaattaatgattaaatacATATAAAGTCTATACTGGATAATAATTACTATcatctttgatttctttttctctgttGGTTGACTTTTCATTATTATTGACAGTCTGTGTTTGGATCTCTCTTGTaaatcttgaattttcttttttctctttctttttgcaCTCCCTGTGAATTGTAGCACAAGCTCAATCTGGTAGTGTTTTCTTACTTGAAAGCTAAGCAGTTGCCTGGATTTTgggtgtgtgtttgtgtgtagTGATGGACCAACATTAGTAGAGATGTGTTAGTGTTATCATTCACAACTGTAATTTAGAGACAAATTGGGTTTTTGTGCATGGAATTCCATATTGTTTGGAGAAATGTCAGTGCTTTCCCTTGTGAAAAAAGCTAGAAAGGGAATTCTGTTCTTTTCCTGTTGAGTTATTACATTACATCTATCATCAtatcccaatttttttttttttgttttaatcatgTTATGATGCGTCTTTAATCATATAATCTCGAATGACTGGACTTCCTAAACCTTACCACTGTAGTTCTTGTAATTAATGATTCAAAATGTCAAATTGGTGGCCTTGCCTTTCCAAGTTTTGACTTTCGAATTTGGTATGTCGTTGAACAATTTGACCGTTATAAGTTGTGTTCATAATGCATTCAAAGACTGAATATGCTCTGTTGATGCATTCACAATTGGAAGTAACCGAGGATATAATGAGTAGGTATGTTTGAAATTCTTTTAGTCCTGCTCAAACCGGCATAAAGGAAATGCTTTTTATTAACTCCTCTTTCCATTAACTGTGCTCAACATTCTGCTTTCTAGTTGCATCACCCCAATTAAATCAAGTTGATCCCTCCTTTCTGATAGGATCCTCTTGGAAATGGAGAGGCAAGTTTGCCGTGTTCGCCTGACAATAAATTTAGTGATTCACTTACCCTTTTCCATTCTGAGAAGGCAGTGCAGGAGCTTCTTCAACAGACTCCAATCCAACACACTGATGACCATCTCATAGAGTTCTCAGAGGCTCTTAGAAGTATGCTTTCCCTTGACTTTTTGGACCTGCACCTTTCTTTTCTGGAACTATTATTTTCTGTGAGCACCCATCTAATGTGCAATTTTACAATTAGCTGTTGCCAAGGCATTAAAACAAGCTGCCGAAGGAAAGGCTTTTGCTCAAGCTGAGGCCGCTGAATGGAAACGTAGATTTGAACTGGAAAGGGCACAGAATCAACAGCTAGAGCACAAAGGTTTCTCTGATGATGAAACAACATGCATAAATAGAAGCATATGAGTTTCATTCATGCATATCTCACATTTGTCTTTGATGTTGCAAGCCAGTAATTTTATAGGGGGGAAAAAAACAGTTCAATGAGGCCTATCtgaatcattttaattctcCCACAAAAATCACTTTCTAAAATTCATTTCTCTGTTTGGTGCGACTTTTATTGCTTAATATTTTGCAAGCTTCATGTCAAATTCCTTTGATTTCTGAACTTCCTTTGGCAGCTTTCTGCTGGTATCAATAGACAATCTTGTACTACCGAATCAGTAATTAGTAGCCCTGACTGCGTGCAGTCTATCCTTTGTAATTTGTATGGTTCTCTATTGTTTCAAACTTTTCATCTCCTCCCTAGGATGCCCTTatcctgtgattttttttctattggttaTAAAAATAAGTATTGTGGTCTTGcattcattataaaaataagttctAAGAATTATTTCATCAATATAGAGAATTGTTACCTTTCATAATTGTTTCATCAATTATAGCTTCCTTcgtaaaaaaatgcattttcccATGAATATGGAGAGTGTATCAATGCCGCAACTGTGGATGAGCTGTTATTCGTTAtcctgatttattttaattggtaCGTACATATTTTAGTTTCTCGTATAGATGGTTGATATGTGAGAGCCTATGGGGTAGTCTTCTGATTTCTCCAGTATTCAACCCCTCCCAGTTCAAAACTgctatttttttggttgttgttaAAAGCAACTTGTTCTGATATATTCTGTAGATCTTATTATGATGATTATTTGGATTTATCATTCATTGGCAATGTAGATTTCTTATTGTCAACAAGCATCCTCAACCATGGGGCCTGACAATGTAGATTTCTTGTTGTCAACAAGCATCCTTGACCATGAGGCCTGTAATTGGAAAAGAAGAGGGACACTGTTTATTGTTGATAATGACATGATTGAAATCCACCTCGTGCATACAAAATTCATATGATGTTATTGTGCACGCCATTGAACACTAATGTACTTCGTATGATGTCTTTATCTTTTAACCCACTAACAAGAAGgcaatttaacaaaatattttttgcatgaagGTCTGTCTATGATCATGTGGGTTCATATGTGAGCATGCACACTTGTGTGCATGTTTTGTGTATATCAAGCATTCTGATAAGAAATGTATTGCCAATATCTTATGAGCATATCTTTgtgagtttgtttttttggaaGGAATTCATTGCAAGTGGCTTTGGAGCCAAATGGCATCTCTTGGGTTAAGGTAAAATCATGGGTTTACTCATGGCATTCATGTTTTCTTAGTGAAGAAAAGTGAAGATAGAAAAACTATGAAGGAAACCTCCATGGGTGACAAGAACTAGAAAACcatgaaataaaaaggaaagttgAAATGTAGAAACTCACAATTGAAGTGTATTAGATAGGGCAACTCAAATTAAGGAATAACGATTATACTGCCTAATAAGCGATTTCCTTCTTTCCTTGATCTACTATTATATAAGATAAATTACCATTGACCAAGGTTGAAAAGTCTCTCTTCCTTTACAAGCATACTTCCATGCCTTTGTCTGGTTGTTCAAAACTAGAGTGTATGGCTAGTATTGATCTTTGTGTGGGGTACTGAAAGGTAAAAAGAGTGAAATGGGATAGCACTTACAATAAATCATCGAATAATGAATTCTAGAACATTTCCTAACATTGAACTTCAGGGTTATCTAAATGGGTGTGCTTGCTTGAAGAATTTTAATAGCATGTAGCCCCTAAGTTGATATAATTGATGTTCTCTCTACATCTTCTCTTTAGCGGTCTTTTTGTAAGTTCCATATAGCTATCCATTTTCACTAACACAATGATGGTAGATCCTCTGAATATCagtttctttcttattttgctGCTTGTAGaaagttttattttcatccttgcATGAGGCATATAGAGGGATTATTAACACGAGAATGTGACATTGTGCCAATGAGATGTGACCCATTGTTCACTTTGAGGTGGATGGTAAGGCGCCATGTGTATTGACTCATAGTTGTGTTCAAGCACACTAAAAACGGTCAACAATGTCTAGGTCCTTCCAGATGAGCTCCCTTCTCAGCCAATCATTCCAAACCTCCATTCTGAGCAAATTAGTTTTGCATGTTAGGCAGTTTGAAAATCCTTGTGATTATTCTATTGCTAGTTTTATTTTGTACTTCCTGCAATTAATAGTACAGAGCACATACTTAATCTAGTCTTGGTTTATTGGTCTCTTTCATGTTGAATCGTGTGTTTAGCTTCTGTGCTCTAATTAGGTAAGTTATCTCATTTAAATATAcatttctttcttaaatttgaTGGATGGATATCTATTACCAATCTCATAAATACAAAGGCAGAGGAAGTTTAATCCAAAAATAGTACCAATTCCCTGCATATTCCTTAAATTTAAGATTTGTGTCTTTGCACTTGAAGACTTTAAATGATTTCATTGCTGAACGAGGGGCCTTTATTTTATGCTTTCTTGTATGAGTAAAgctaaataacaagaaaatatgaTAAGAGAAAACTTATATGAGCTGTTGGATCACAATCTTAAAGTGGGACCTGCTTAGAGGTCTTAGGTCCCACAAATTCATCCGTTCATGTGTATGCTTGAAGATTTTTCCTGTCATATTTTCTTCGTGTTTAGCATTAATCTTCTTGTATTGTACATGTCCATCAATAACTTTGTCATTTGGTCTTCAAAATCCTTTCTGTGGGGTTTTAGCCATTAAAGATTCCCTCAAGACTCTTACTGCTTCCATTAAATATACTATGTCCTCTTATCACATGctgtatttgtttattatatgattgaagaattttgagagaagtctttctcttttctttcatcttaACAGCCGTATGTTTGTACAATAAATAGGGAAGAGAAGCTAACCTACTAACcctcaaaacaagaaataaatccTAGATAGGAAAGTATTCTACACTAAACTAGAAAGCAATAATCTAGAGAATCTGAATAGTTAATATCAGATTCTGTTtcctaaaccatatatataCTAAGATTTCTCTAAGATCTTAACTGATTTTGAGACTGATTTCcacactccccctcaagctgGGTTGTATATGTTATACATGCCCAGCTTGTGACTCAATTCTTCAAAATTAGTTCTTGGTAGAGCTTTGGTGAGGATGTCTGCAATCTGAGATTTTTGTTGGAGTGTAAATAAGGTGAACAATGTTCTTCTCAATCTTTTCTGTGATGAAGTGTCGATCTATTTCAATGTGCTTTGTCCTGTCATGATGAACTGGATTCTTTGCTATGCTTATGGCTGCTTGATTATCACAATGCAGCTGTATAGGTGTCAATGATTCCATGCCAAGTTCCTTAAGTAATCTAAGTATCCACATCCCTTCACAAATACCAAGAGCTAGAGCTCTCAGTTCAGATTCTGCACTGCTTCTAGATACCACATGTTGTTTCTTGCTTCTCCAAGTTACTAGATTTCCCCAAACATAGGAGCAATATCCAGAAGTAGATCTCCTATCTATAATGTTTCCTGCCCAGTCTGCATCTGTGtagatttcaatatttttttgttgtcacATTTCTTGTATAGAAGGCCTCTACCAGGAGTCATTTTCAGGTACCTCAAGATTCTATTAACTGCTTGCCATATGATCTTCTGTCGGGTTGTTCATGAATTGGCTTACAAAACTGACAGAAAAGCCAATATCAGGTCTGGTATGTGAGAGATAGATGAGTCGACCCACAAGTCTTTGATATCTCCCCCTATCCACTGGTATACTATCATTTTCTGCTCCTATCTTCTTTGTTGAATCCATTGGAGTGTCTGCAGGTTTGCATCCAAGCATTCCTGTTTCTTGTAGTAGATCCAAGACATATTTTCGTTGAGAAACATATATACCTTTCCTTGATCGTGCCACTTCCATGCCAAGGAAGTATTTGAGATACCCAAGGTCTTTGATCTCAAATTCCTTGGCTAACAGTTTCTTCAATCTCACCAGTTCTTCCTCATAATCCCCAGTTAAGATGatgtcatccacatatactATTAGGattgctattttcttttctggagAGGTTTTTACAAACAGTGTGTGGTCTGCTTGGCATTGGGAATATCCATACTGTGCTACTGTCTTTGTAAACCTGTCAAACCATGCCCGAGGTGATTGCTTGAGTCCATATAGTGATTTTTTCAGTCTGCATACTCTGTTGAGGTTGGAGGATGTTTCTAGTCCTGGAGGAATATCCATGTATACTTCTTCTTCCAAGTCTCCATTAAGGAAAGCATTTTTGATGTCTAGTTGATGTAGTGGCCAGTCTTGGTTAGCTGCTAGGGACAGAAGTACTCTGATTGTATTAAGTTTGGCCACCGGAGCAAATGTTTCTTGATAGTCTATTCCATAGGACTGAGTATACCCTTTTGCAACCAGACGAGCTTTTAACCTTTCAATACTCCCATCAGCCTTATGTTTGATAGTAAATAACCATTTACACCCAACTGGCTTCTTTCCAGGTGGAAGTTCAGAAATTTCCCAAGTTCTATTCTTGTTTAAGGCACTGATTTCATCACTCACTGCCTTTTTCCACCCTGAATCTTTGAGAGCTTCTTCAATAGACTTAGGAATCTTGTACACTGTCAATGGCTGAAACAAATGCATGATAGGTTGGTGATAACCCTTCATATGAAACAAATTTGCTGATGGGATGACTTGTGCATGATCTAACACCCTTTCTCAAAGCAATTGGAAATATTTGAATCATCAATAACAGAGGCAGTATTCTCACAGTCAGAAGTTTTCCATACCTGAGTATATTGGGGCAGAATCTGGACTTGGTTCTGAATCTTGGTCATGTGCAAGAGGTATTGTGTGCTCTATCTCCTTTCCAAGTTTTTCCTTCTAGAGTAGGTAAGAAGCTCATGATTTGTGATCTGTTTTGGTGTAGGATGAATCTGGTCAGGAGATTGGACTGAGGCTGGTGGTGCTGGGACTGATTGGATTGAGACTGGAGGTGTAGTGTGAGGACTCAAAGTAGGAGAACTCATTGTGGAATGACTTTGGACAAGACTCTGTTGGTTGTCTCCTAG
This genomic interval from Populus alba chromosome 1, ASM523922v2, whole genome shotgun sequence contains the following:
- the LOC118032995 gene encoding protein TRAUCO — translated: MDSLQATYEDEDEEEEEDEEQQQTNNSATHHNPSPPATISPIDLEERQNGTDPPQNDAETTPIDNTTSNQQPEREDPFAPASEYLSESDHPTTSNDNDKPTTKSPKIEDIEDDGGEEDPPPKKQKQLSSLTQNQEPPEPTTIAETFNNDNNNGANEFKKPTKITPTTTTKKKSKKKNNNNVWVTRSTRKGKKKTKQNPQNTPSEDTVLISPVPRFPDKTDDTPALKICLSKVYKAEKAELSEDRMSAGSTKGYRMVRATRGVCEGAWYFEIKVVSLGETGHTRLGWSTEKGDLQAPVGYDGNSFGYRDIDGSKVHKALREKYGEEGYKEGDVVGIYINLPEGQLYTPKPAHLVWYKGQRYVCAPDAKEDPPKIVPGSEISFFKNGVCQGVAFKDLFGGLYYPAASMYTLPSQPNCVVKFNFGPEFEFFPEDFGGLPVPKPMIDVPYHGFDNRAENGVTEEKKH